From a region of the Arvicanthis niloticus isolate mArvNil1 chromosome 6, mArvNil1.pat.X, whole genome shotgun sequence genome:
- the LOC117710126 gene encoding tubulin gamma-1 chain translates to MPREIITLQLGQCGNQIGFEFWKQLCAEHGISPEGIVEEFATEGTDRKDVFFYQADDEHYIPRAVLLDLEPRVIHSILNSSYAKLYNPENIYLSEHGGGAGNNWASGFSQGEKIHEDIFDIIDREADGSDSLEGFVLCHSIAGGTGSGLGSYLLERLNDRYPKKLVQTYSVFPNQDEMSDVVVQPYNSLLTLKRLTQNADCVVVLDNTALNLIATDRLHIQNPSFSQINQLVSTIMSASTTTLRYPGYMNNDLIGLIASLIPTPRLHFLMTGYTPLTTDQSVASVRKTTVLDVMRRLLQPKNVMVSTGRDRQTNHCYIAILNIIQGEVDPTQVHKSLQRIRERKLANFIPWGPASIQVALSRKSPYLPSAHRVSGLMMANHTSISSLFERTCRQFDKLRKREAFMEQFRKEDIFKDNFDEMDTSREIVQQLIDEYHAATRPDYISWGTQEQ, encoded by the exons ATGCCGAGAGAAATCATCACCCTACAGTTGGGCCAGTGCGGCAATCAGA TTGGGTTCGAGTTCTGGAAACAGCTGTGTGCTGAGCATGGCATCAGCCCCGAGGGCATCGTAGAGGAGTTCGCCACCGAAGGCACTGACCGCAAGGACGTCTTTTTCTACCAG GCAGATGATGAACATTACATCCCTCGGGCTGTGCTGCTGGACCTGGAGCCCCGGGTGATCCATTCCATCCTCAACTCCTCCTATGCCAAGCTCTACAACCCAGAGAACATCTACCTGTCTGAGCATGGAGGAGGAGCTGGCAACAACTGGGCCAGCGGATTCTCCCAG GGAGAAAAAATCCACGAGGACATTTTTGACATCATAGACCGGGAGGCAGATGGCAGTGACAGCCTAGAG GGATTTGTACTGTGTCACTCGATTGCTGGGGGGACAGGCTCTGGCTTGGGCTCCTACCTCTTGGAACGGCTAAATGACCG GTACCCCAAAAAACTAGTGCAGACATACTCCGTGTTCCCCAACCAGGACGAGATGAGTGACGTGGTGGTCCAGCCCTACAACTCCCTCCTCACGTTAAAGAGGCTGACCCAGAATGCCGACTGTGTG GTGGTGCTGGACAACACGGCCCTGAACCTGATCGCCACAGACCGCCTGCACATCCAAAACCCATCTTTCTCCCAGATCAACCAGCTG GTGTCCACCATCATGTCAGCCAGCACCACCACCCTGCGCTACCCTGGATACATGAACAATGACCTCATCGGCCTCATCGCCTCGCTCATTCCCACCCCTCGGCTGCACTTCCTCATGACTGGCTATACCCCCCTCACCACGGACCAGTCA GTGGCCAGTGTGAGGAAGACAACGGTCCTGGATGTCATGAGGCGCCTGCTACAGCCCAAGAATGTGATGGTGTCCACAGGCCGGGATCGTCAGACCAACCACTGCTACATCGCCATCCTCAACATCATCCAGGGAGAGGTGGACCCCACCCAG GTCCACAAGAGCCTGCAGAGGATCCGGGAAAGGAAATTGGCCAACTTCATCCCCTGGGGCCCAGCCAGCATCCAGGTGGCTCTGTCAAGGAAGTCTCCCTACCTGCCCTCAGCCCACCGGGTCAGCGGGCTCATGATGGCCAACCACACCAGTATCTCTTCG CTTTTTGAACGGACCTGTCGCCAGTTTGACAAGCTGCGGAAACGGGAGGCCTTCATGGAGCAGTTCCGAAAGGAGGACATCTTCAAGGATAATTTTGACGAGATGGACACCTCCAGGGAGATTGTACAGCAGCTGATTGACGAGTACCATGCGGCCACGAGGCCAGACTACATCTCCTGGGGCACCCAGGAGCAATGA
- the Retreg3 gene encoding reticulophagy regulator 3 gives MEEAEGVAAAPGPASGLAFRGRRAMSGSWERDQQVEATQRALVEVLGPYEPLLSRVQAALVWERPARSALWCLGLNAAFWFFALTSLRFVFLLAFSLMIIVCIDQWKNKIWPEINVPRPDAVDNESWGFVHPRLLSVPELCHHVAEVWVSGTIFIRNLLLFKKQNPGKFCLLSCGILTFLAVLGRYIPGLLLSYLMVVIIMMWPLAIYHRLWDRAYVRLKPALQRLDFSVRGYMMSKQRERQLRRRALHAERAVDNHSDSEEELAAFCPQLDDSTVARELAITDSEHSDAEVSCTENGTFNLSRGQTPLTEGSEDLDGHSDPEESFARDLPDFPSINVDPAGLDDEDDTSIGMPSLMYRSPPGAGDTQGLPASRNEAALPELLLSSLPGGSNLTSNLASLVSQGMIQLALSEASQTDPSGLPPRRATRGFLRAPSSDLDTDAEGDDFELLDQSELNQLDPASSRSH, from the exons atggaggaggcAGAAGGGGTGGCTGCGGCCCCGGGCCCAGCTTCAGGGTTGGCTTTCAGGGGCCGCCGAGCTATGTCCGGCTCCTGGGAGCGCGACCAGCAGGTTGAGGCGACGCAGCGGGCCCTGGTGGAGGTGCTGGGGCCTTACGAGCCTCTGCTGAGCCGGGTGCAGGCAGCCCTGGTGTGGGAGCGGCCGGCCAGGAGCGCCCTGTGGTGCCTGGGGCTGAACGCGGCGTTCTG gtTTTTTGCACTGACATCCCTTCGTTTTGTGTTTTTACTTGCATTCAGTTTGATGATCATTGTCTGTATTGACCAATGGAAGAATAAAATTTGGCCTGAGATAAATG TGCCGAGACCTGACGCAGTGGACAACGAGAG TTGGGGCTTTGTGCACCCTCGGTTGCTCAGCGTGCCCGAGCTCTGCCACCATGTAGCTGAAGTCTGGGTTAGTGGGACCATTTTCATAAGGaatcttttgcttttcaaaaagcaaaacccaGGCAAG TTCTGCCTGCTGAGCTGTGGGATTCTGACCTTTTTGGCCGTGTTGGGCCGCTACATCCCTGGGCTCCTGCTGTCCTACTTGATGG TTGTCATCATTATGATGTGGCCTCTTGCTATCTATCACCGACTGTGGGATCGAGCCTATGTACGACTGAAGCCAGCTCTGCAGCGTCTGGACTTCAGTGTCCGTGGCTACATGATGTCcaagcagagagaaaggcaaT TGCGCCGCAGGGCACTACACGCAGAACGCGCCGTGGACAACCACagtgacagtgaagaggagcttGCTGCCTTCTGTCCTCAG ctGGATGATTCTACTGTTGCCAGGGAATTGGCTATCACAGATTCGGAGCACTCTGATGCTGAGGTCTCCTGTACAGAAAACGGCACATTTAACCTGTCAAGGGGCCAAACACCTCTAACAGAAGGCTCTGAAG ACTTAGATGGTCACAGTGATCCAGAGGAATCATTTGCCAGAGACCTTCCAGACTTCCCTTCCATTAATGTGGATCCTGCTGGCCTGGATGATGAGGATGACACCAGCATTGGGATGCCCAGCTTGATGTACCGCTCCCCACCAGGGGCTGGGGACACCCAGGGCCTGCCTGCTAGTCGGAATGAGGCTGCACTGCCTGAGCTCCTGCTTAGTTCCCTTCCTGGAGGATCTAACCTTACCAGCAATCTTGCCAGCCTGGTCTCCCAGGGTATGATCCAACTGGCCTTGTCAGAGGCCTCCCAGACAGACCCTTCTGGCCTACCTCCCCGAAGAGCAACAAGAGGCTTCCTCCGGGCCCCTAGTTCAGACCTGGACACTGATGCTGAGGgagatgattttgaacttctggaCCAATCAGAGCTGAATCAGCTAGACCCTGCCAGTTCTAGGAGCCACTGA